The genomic region TATAATTACTGATGAAGTGCTGTATGAAGGAAAACTCCCGCCAAGAAAAGTTTATCTTTCAAGGATTACAAAAGCATTCGGGATCATATTTGCAGCATCTGCAACAACCATTATCGCAATGTCACCACTTGTCATAATGGGATTTGGAAGCCTGAAAGGATTTGCAATCACAACAATCGTTGGTGTCCTTATTGGAATACTGATCGCAAGACCAGTTTATGGTAAGGTCATCCATGAAGTGCTTGCAAAAGGTGCAGAAGCTGAAGCAGAGTAAGGAGATATATAATGAAGGACCTGTGGACTGTAAAATACCGGCCAAAGACCTTTGATGAGATTATCGGTAACGAACAATCCCTGGACATGATCAGGAAACTGGCCATGTCCAATAACCTTCCTCATCTTGTGTTCCACGGCCCGGAAAACTCAGGCAAGTCAAGTGCAGCCTTTGCACTTGCCTTTGAACTGTATGGAGATGATTACGAGCGGAATCTCGCTTACTTCAATGCGTCTGATTTCTTTGAACAGGGTAAAAGCTACCTTGTGCGTGATAAAAGATTCCTGCGTATCATAGGCACTGATGATCCTAAAAAGATATCAGGCAGTGTAATCCATATTTTCAAAGAAATAATTAATGAATATGCCAGCATGGCACCCGTAGATGCAGACTACAAAATCATATTTATTGACAATGCAGAATCACTTAACTCAGATTCACAGCATGCCCTTAGAAGAATTATGGAGAAATACACGACAACCTGCCGTTTTATATTCTCTACCACACAGCCTTCTAAACTTATTACTCCTTTAAGATCCAGAGGACTGCAATTATTTTTCACACATGTATCTGATGACAAAATGACAAAGTTCATCTCAGAAGTTGCGGAAAATGAAGGACTTAACATAAGTACTGATGGCATTGCAGCACTTGTATATCACGCAAAAGGCAATGTTGCCAAAGCTTTAAACACTTTACAGGTTGCTTCGATTCAACCTGGAAATGAAAGCATGGATACGCAGCAAATATATGATGCAGCTCTTGGAGAACAATCCGAAAATATTAACAAGCTCTTTGAGTCCATGGTTGGAAA from Methanolobus tindarius DSM 2278 harbors:
- a CDS encoding AAA family ATPase; translated protein: MKDLWTVKYRPKTFDEIIGNEQSLDMIRKLAMSNNLPHLVFHGPENSGKSSAAFALAFELYGDDYERNLAYFNASDFFEQGKSYLVRDKRFLRIIGTDDPKKISGSVIHIFKEIINEYASMAPVDADYKIIFIDNAESLNSDSQHALRRIMEKYTTTCRFIFSTTQPSKLITPLRSRGLQLFFTHVSDDKMTKFISEVAENEGLNISTDGIAALVYHAKGNVAKALNTLQVASIQPGNESMDTQQIYDAALGEQSENINKLFESMVGKNILEARKNIDELILGEGLSGQEILLQLHQATVNSNEPDDIIARWVTKIADTDIYLTESANERIQIEALVAGFCQQDANL